In a single window of the Leptospira wolffii serovar Khorat str. Khorat-H2 genome:
- a CDS encoding L,D-transpeptidase family protein → MNKRNKIFLFIALLIFAISIFLFGPNNLIEYYHALRGRKTVEMVLNNIGSRVDLKYSELFIEKGASYPPSQLMLIAYKQNRRLELWTKSKGRYIHIQSFDILGVSGQLGPKLIEGDRQIPEGIYKVIGLNPNSHYHLSLKLDYPNQFDKAKALIDGRTELGGNIFIHGDTASIGCLAMGDEVAEDLFVLTARAGKENVNIVISPNDKVTLVENLNYPSWTAELYRNIRNTLNETGIKSSF, encoded by the coding sequence ATGAATAAAAGAAATAAAATTTTCTTGTTTATCGCGTTATTGATCTTTGCAATCTCAATCTTTCTTTTTGGACCTAATAATTTGATCGAGTACTATCATGCACTGCGTGGTAGAAAAACAGTAGAAATGGTTTTAAATAATATAGGAAGTCGGGTTGATTTAAAATATTCGGAATTGTTTATCGAGAAAGGTGCTTCTTATCCGCCGAGTCAACTCATGTTAATTGCCTATAAGCAGAATCGTCGTTTAGAATTATGGACGAAATCAAAAGGAAGATATATTCATATTCAATCTTTTGATATATTAGGTGTTAGCGGTCAATTAGGACCTAAATTAATTGAGGGTGATCGGCAAATACCTGAGGGAATTTATAAAGTCATTGGATTAAATCCAAACAGCCATTATCATCTTTCTTTAAAATTAGATTATCCAAATCAGTTCGATAAAGCGAAAGCTTTGATTGATGGTCGTACAGAACTTGGTGGTAATATATTTATCCATGGGGATACAGCATCGATTGGTTGTTTGGCAATGGGCGATGAAGTAGCTGAGGATTTGTTTGTTTTAACCGCACGAGCTGGAAAGGAAAATGTAAATATAGTAATTTCCCCCAATGATAAAGTTACTTTGGTAGAAAATCTAAACTATCCGAGTTGGACCGCAGAACTATATAGAAATATACGAAATACATTGAATGAGACAGGAATAAAATCATCATTCTAA
- a CDS encoding DUF4136 domain-containing protein, with protein MKKKIFQVVGIIYFGLYFVHCVTASTRTNAVNTNGPAVGKFHIKYQSTDAQQSIFAKMLSVKLKKIGLSESKENPDYYFNLTASVSQKGNLRHGVANAIGSNMATINVLVVPLFMKSLSITITDKKQSILWTGNVIEDETECGLLGVTMPELLTAIFENYPSDLLNKKRTFFWGNSEVGEIKDHFPNMDWSCN; from the coding sequence ATGAAAAAGAAAATATTTCAAGTCGTAGGTATAATTTATTTTGGTTTATACTTTGTCCATTGCGTAACAGCATCTACAAGAACTAACGCAGTAAATACTAATGGACCAGCAGTAGGCAAATTTCATATTAAGTACCAATCTACGGATGCTCAACAAAGCATATTTGCGAAAATGTTATCAGTGAAGTTGAAGAAAATCGGTCTCAGTGAGAGTAAAGAAAATCCCGATTATTATTTTAATTTGACTGCCTCGGTGTCCCAGAAAGGTAACTTGAGACATGGCGTTGCTAATGCGATTGGAAGTAATATGGCAACAATAAATGTATTGGTAGTTCCTCTTTTTATGAAATCTTTGAGTATTACGATTACCGATAAAAAGCAATCAATACTTTGGACAGGTAATGTGATAGAAGATGAAACGGAATGTGGTCTTTTAGGGGTGACAATGCCGGAATTACTTACAGCTATTTTTGAAAATTATCCTTCGGATTTATTGAATAAAAAGAGAACATTTTTCTGGGGGAATTCCGAAGTAGGTGAAATAAAAGATCATTTTCCGAATATGGATTGGTCATGTAACTAA
- a CDS encoding TraY domain-containing protein codes for MLCKRSDRSKCGEARARVALASSKRSGSTDS; via the coding sequence TTGCTCTGCAAACGAAGTGACAGAAGCAAATGTGGCGAAGCCCGAGCGAGAGTTGCGTTAGCAAGCTCGAAGCGAAGCGGAAGCACCGATAGTTAG